The sequence below is a genomic window from Euzebyales bacterium.
CCGGCGTTCAAGGACACCCAAGGCGGGCGAGGCGCTGAGTGTTATGGGCGCATGATCAGTATGCGGGCGCCGGGTTGCATGGCCCGGATGTCGATCGATCGGTACGCCCCAGCGAACGCGTCTATGGGCCGTCGGCGTCGAGGTAGCGCAGCACGGCGAGGACCCCGGCGGTGGTCAGTTGCTGCGGGCTGCAGGTCGAGCTTGGTGAAGATCGAGGTCACGTGCTTTTCGATGCTGCGGAGTGCCAGCCCGAGTTCCTCGGCGATCGCTTGGTTCGAGCGGCCCTCGGCGAGTCGGGCGAGGATGTCTCGCTCGCGCTCGGTCAGACGGGCGATGCCCGCGTCGACGCTGGGTCGTGCGAGCAGCTGGCGGACGACTTCTGGGTCGAGCGCGGTGCCGCCGTCCGCGACGCGACGGGCGGCGTCGATGAACTGGTCGGTGGTGACGATGCGGTCCTTGAGTAGGTAGCCGATCTTCGCAGGCTCCGTGAGGAGCTGGCGTGCGTAGTCGGTTTCGACCCATTGAGAGAACACGAGCACCGCGGTCCCGGGATGCTGACGCCGGATCTCGATGGCGGCGCGCACGCCCTCGTCGGTCTGTGTGGGTGGCATGCGCACGTCGACCACGGCGAGGTCGGGTTCGTGCTCGGCGACACCGGCGAGGAGGTCGTCGGCGTCGTTGACCGCTGCGACGACGTCGATGCCGTGGTCGCGCAACACCAGGACGATGCGATCGCGCAGTAGTGCGTTGTCCTCGGCGACGATCACCCGCATCTGGGTTCCTTGGGCAGGCTGACGGTGACGGTGGTGGGGCCGCGCGGTGGGCTGTCGACGGTGATCGTGCCATCGAGGGCGCGTACGCGGCGGGCGACGCCGGCGAGGCCGGTGCCGTCGAACGAGAGGCCGGCGCCGCCGCGGCCGTCGTCGTGGACGACGAGCGAGATGCGGTCGGCGGTGTCGCTGATCTCGACGCGGGCGTGGTGGGCACTGGCGTGGCGAGCAATGTTGGTGAGCAGCTCGGCCGCGGTGAAGTACAGAGCTGCCGCGTGAGTGTCGGTCGGCCGGCAGCGCAGCTCGTCGTGTAGGTCCACCGGTACGGGGCTGAGGGCGGCAAGCGTTGCGAGCGCGGTGGATAGTCCGTCGTCGAGCGCGGGCGGGTACACACCCCGGATGATCTCGCGGAGTTCTTCGAGCGCGTCGAGCACCTGCTGCCGGGCGGAGGCGACGATCGTCTCGGCCTCGCGGTCCGTGACCCTCGGTTCCAGCCGCGAGAGAGCGACACCGAGTGCGACGAGCCGGGCCTGGGTGCCGTCGTGAAGGTCGCGCTCGATCCGCCGAAGCGTCGTGGTCGCGTCGTCAGCGATGGTGGCGCGGCTCGCCTCCAGAGCCGCGATGCGGGCTCGGGCGGGATTCGGTGTGAGCAGCCGCGCGACGAGCGCGTGGTCGACGGTGACGACGAGGCGCACGAACCAGGGGGCGACGAGGAGCAGGGCAACTCCTTGGAGCGCGAGCGGCCACGTGCCGGCCCAAGCTCGGTCGCCGAACACCCCGAAGGTGCCGCGCGCGGCGAACCACCACACTGGGTACGTCGCCCCGAGCGCTCCGACCACATAGCCGACGAGCGCGCCGTACACGCCGACGGCAGTGAGCGGCAGCTTGAGGCCGCAGTAGAGCAGGCATCGCCACGCATCGCCGTCACGGAGCACCGCGCCAGCGCGGCGCAGCGGACCGCGAGAGGCGAGCGGTCTCGGCGAGGGCCATGTCCACCCGACCGTCGCTCGGCCCGGGCGACGGAAGAGCGTCCCAGATGCCCGTGCGCGCGCGAGCACGCCAGCGAGCAGCGGGAGCCCGACGCCCACGACCGAGAAGAGGCAAGCGGCGAGGCCTACGAGCGCCAACGCGAAGGCGGGGATGGCGGGCGGGAGCGTCGCCGCCAGGTAGGCGGCTTCCCGTCTGGACCGCACGTCGACGGGGGCACCCAGGATGGTTGACGGGACGCTCATGGGCCTGCTGCGACGACTCCGATCGGCGCGGCGCGGGTCATTGCCACGGCGGGCGTCACCATCCCGGTGATGACGACGCATGTTATGAGTGCGACACCCGCGACCGGGACGAGGGGCGGGAAGTACGGCAGCCAGCGCCCGAGCGAGGTGTGCAGTATGGGAGTGAGCGTGATGCCGGCAACCCCGGCGGCGAGCACGACGGCGGTGGCAGTCACGATCATGGCTTCGAGGGCCGTCATCGCGATCAGCGTCCGGCGATCTGCGCCGAGGAGTTGCATCGCGGCGAGGTCGCGATGCCGGTTTACGACGACGGTTATCAGGCAGTTCAGCGCGGCCACGCCCGCGAAGGTCGCGTAGATCGCGGTGCCCGCGTAGTCGGTCCAAACGTCTGCGGCCGTGCCGGTCACGCCTGTGACCCGAGTGGTCGTGGTGTGAACAGCGATCTTCACCGCGGTGAAGGCGGCGGCAAGCACGAGGGGGACGAGCGCGCCTGACAGCGATCGTGTCATCGTTTCGAGGTTGTCGACAGCGAGGCGAGTCACTCCCTCGCCGGCGACACGGCGGACCAGCGCTGTGACCCGGCCGAGCGCGAGGGGTGCGAGCATGCCGATGCCGATGCACTCGGCGAGCATCACGAAGAACGCCGCGTCGTCCGCCTGAGCGGGGTCGATCTGGGAGAGCACGGCCGACAGAACCGCGCCGCCGACGACGAGCGTCGTCCCTGCCACGACACGGCTACGGCCCATGGGCCGGCGTCTCGTCTCGGCCTCGGCCAGCGCGACGCTTGGCGCGATCCGCGCCGTGCGTAGCGCGGCTACGGCGCGCCGACCACCGAGGTCGCCAGCACGATCCCCACTGCGATGGGCAACGCCATGACGTGGGGTGCGAGCCGCGCGGTGGCGGGCAGCACACCGTGGGCGCGCAGCGCGGCGATCCACGCTGCCCCGGCCGGCACCGCGAGCAGCCACCCCGCCAGTGACGCTGGCACGGCAACCACGGCCACCTGCAGCGCGACGGCGCGGCGGACGTGGCCGGGCGAAGCGCCCACCACCCGCACGAGCGCGATGTCCTCGAGCTGTTGCTGGATCGCCAGGTTCATGGTGACACCGACGATGATGATCGACAGATAGATCGCGACGCCGAGGAAGACAGACGTCACGTCGTCCATCTCCGAGGCAACGACGACGGCACGATCAGCCGGCGCCAGCTGTGACGGGCTCAGCGACCAGGCCGTCATCACCATGCCGCTGATCACGCACGCGGCGAGAACCTGCGTACATGCCGGCGCCAGCAGCGACCATCGATGACGCCGAAGCGCCTGCGTCACCAGGCCGGTCCTCATGCGACGTCTCGAAGCTCGGCAGCGATCGTGGCCGCATCCGGCGTCACCCGGTCAGCGACGACGCGCCCGGCACGCAGCAGCACCAGCCGGTCCGACACGCACGCCGCCAAGGGATCGTGGGTCACCATCACCACG
It includes:
- a CDS encoding FtsX-like permease family protein — translated: MGRSRVVAGTTLVVGGAVLSAVLSQIDPAQADDAAFFVMLAECIGIGMLAPLALGRVTALVRRVAGEGVTRLAVDNLETMTRSLSGALVPLVLAAAFTAVKIAVHTTTTRVTGVTGTAADVWTDYAGTAIYATFAGVAALNCLITVVVNRHRDLAAMQLLGADRRTLIAMTALEAMIVTATAVVLAAGVAGITLTPILHTSLGRWLPYFPPLVPVAGVALITCVVITGMVTPAVAMTRAAPIGVVAAGP
- a CDS encoding response regulator transcription factor → MRVIVAEDNALLRDRIVLVLRDHGIDVVAAVNDADDLLAGVAEHEPDLAVVDVRMPPTQTDEGVRAAIEIRRQHPGTAVLVFSQWVETDYARQLLTEPAKIGYLLKDRIVTTDQFIDAARRVADGGTALDPEVVRQLLARPSVDAGIARLTERERDILARLAEGRSNQAIAEELGLALRSIEKHVTSIFTKLDLQPAATDHRRGPRRAALPRRRRPIDAFAGAYRSIDIRAMQPGARILIMRP
- a CDS encoding sensor domain-containing protein; this encodes MSVPSTILGAPVDVRSRREAAYLAATLPPAIPAFALALVGLAACLFSVVGVGLPLLAGVLARARASGTLFRRPGRATVGWTWPSPRPLASRGPLRRAGAVLRDGDAWRCLLYCGLKLPLTAVGVYGALVGYVVGALGATYPVWWFAARGTFGVFGDRAWAGTWPLALQGVALLLVAPWFVRLVVTVDHALVARLLTPNPARARIAALEASRATIADDATTTLRRIERDLHDGTQARLVALGVALSRLEPRVTDREAETIVASARQQVLDALEELREIIRGVYPPALDDGLSTALATLAALSPVPVDLHDELRCRPTDTHAAALYFTAAELLTNIARHASAHHARVEISDTADRISLVVHDDGRGGAGLSFDGTGLAGVARRVRALDGTITVDSPPRGPTTVTVSLPKEPRCG
- a CDS encoding FtsX-like permease family protein, producing MRTGLVTQALRRHRWSLLAPACTQVLAACVISGMVMTAWSLSPSQLAPADRAVVVASEMDDVTSVFLGVAIYLSIIIVGVTMNLAIQQQLEDIALVRVVGASPGHVRRAVALQVAVVAVPASLAGWLLAVPAGAAWIAALRAHGVLPATARLAPHVMALPIAVGIVLATSVVGAP